One Glycine soja cultivar W05 chromosome 2, ASM419377v2, whole genome shotgun sequence genomic region harbors:
- the LOC114396829 gene encoding serine/threonine-protein kinase STY8-like isoform X1, which yields MAAALECWSSRTTTSAAAATDDDTVEQVLMRTHHRSEGTTTTSTHNNKDNLPSAIPVHKKLQKLTRNVSEAIASFRNSLNLDSPPSSNADASSRKLAWGSVVRNLTQLYPGSQLPEKLMSNIRKHYDSLPLSYAQAEFDMKNVFLHIKLMEQASESDQPAILIQEECDGEIQGSALRLTFACNSPISWPAMSGALDSSSICCKRMQIFEKKGFTLGVVLLVVLPGHDKLVRTRVENALKFAMKKPKTGAVKLPFGLCGCQEENSKGRELVEIEEETGDGYRGKEFENSSQRIQLQVPLPSSSFVVSVDEWQTIKSGGNEIEKWLLNSDSVEFVEQIGPNSYRGVYMGKRVGIEKLKGCDKGNSYEFELHKDLLELMTCGHRNILQFCGICVDDNHGLCVVTKFMEGGSVHDLMMKNKKLQTKDVVRIAVDVAEGIKFMNDHGVAYRDLNTRGILLDKHGNACLGDMGIVTACKSVGEAMEYETDGYRWLAPEIIAGDPENVTETWMSNVYSFGMVIWEMVTGEAAYSSFSPVQAAVGIAACGLRPEIPKDCQQTLKHIMTKCWNNTPSKRPHFSEILAILLRPNNNNR from the exons ATGGCCGCAGCCTTAGAGTGCTGGTCCAGCCGCACCACCACGTCCGCCGCTGCCGCCACCGACGACGACACGGTGGAGCAGGTCCTCATGCGCACCCACCACAGATCCGAGGGAACCACCACCACTTCCACCcacaacaacaaagacaacctTCCCTCCGCCATCCCCGTCCACAAGAAGCTCCAGAAGCTCACTCGCAACGTCTCCGAAGCTATTGCTTCTTTCAGAAACTCCCTCAACCTCGATTCTCCTCCTTCTTCCAACGCTGATGCTTCTTCTCGGAAACTCGCGTGGGGAAGCGTTGTTCGCAATCTCACTCAGCTTTACCCTGGAAGCCAGCTCCCCGAGAAACTCATGTCCAACATTCGCAAGCATTACGATTCCTTGCCCCTCAG TTATGCACAGGCGGAGTTTGATATGAAGAATGTGTTTCTTCACATAAAGTTGATGGAGCAAGCTTCAGAGAGTGACCAGCCAGCGATTTTAATTCAAGAGGAATGTGATGGTGAGATTCAGGGGTCTGCTTTGAGGCTCACGTTTGCTTGCAACTCTCCGATTTCGTGGCCTGCAATGTCGGGTGCGTTGGATAGTTCCTCCATTTGCTGCAAGAGGATGCAGATCTTTGAGAAGAAGGGTTTCACCTTGGGGGTTGTGCTTCTTGTGGTTCTACCTGGGCATGATAAGTTGGTGAGGACCAGGGTTGAAAATGCTTTGAAGTTTGCCATGAAGAAGCCCAAAACCGGTGCCGTGAAGCTTCCCTTTGGGCTCTGTGGGTGCCAGGAAGAGAATTCTAAAGGAAGAGAGCTTGTGGAGATTGAAGAAGAAACCGGTGATGGTTACCGCGGAAAGGAGTTTGAGAATTCAAGCCAAAGGATTCAGCTTCAGGtgcctttgccttcttcatcttttgttgtGTCAGTGGATGAATGGCAGACCATAAAGTCAGGTGGGAATGAGATTGAGAAATGGTTGTTGAATTCAGATAGTGTTGAGTTTGTTGAGCAGATTGGTCCGAATTCATATAGGGGAGTGTATATGGGGAAGAGGGTTGGGATTGAGAAGCTGAAGGGTTGTGATAAAGGGAATTCTTATGAGTTTGAGCTCCACAAGGATCTTCTGGAACTCATGACTTGTGGCCATAGAAACATTCTGCAGTTTTGTGGTATTTGTGTGGATGATAATCATGGATTGTGTGTGGTGACCAAGTTCATGGAAGGTGGATCTGTTCATGACTTGATGATGAAGAACAAAAAGCTTCAGACTAAGGATGTTGTGAGGATTGCTGTTGATGTTGCTGAAGGGATCAAGTTTATGAATGACCATGGTGTAGCATATAGAGACCTTAATACACGGGGGATTCTGTTGGATAAGCATGGGAATGCTTGCTTGGGAGATATGGGTATAGTCACTGCCTGCAAGAGTGTTGGAGAAGCAATGGAGTATGAAACTGATGGTTATAGGTGGCTAGCTCCAGAG ATAATTGCAGGGGATCCAGAGAATGTGACAGAGACATGGATGAGTAACGTTTATAGTTTTGGGATGGTAATTTGGGAGATGGTAACTGGTGAAGCAGCTTATTCTTCATTTTCACCTGTACAAGCAGCAGTTGGCATTGCTGCATGTGGCCTTCGACCTGAAATCCCAAAAGACTGCCAACAAACTCTAAAACACATTATGACAAAGTGCTGGAACAACACCCCTTCAAAACGTCCTCACTTCTCTGAAATTTTAGCCATATTGCTGCGaccaaacaacaacaatagataA
- the LOC114396829 gene encoding uncharacterized protein LOC114396829 isoform X2: MAAALECWSSRTTTSAAAATDDDTVEQVLMRTHHRSEGTTTTSTHNNKDNLPSAIPVHKKLQKLTRNVSEAIASFRNSLNLDSPPSSNADASSRKLAWGSVVRNLTQLYPGSQLPEKLMSNIRKHYDSLPLSYAQAEFDMKNVFLHIKLMEQASESDQPAILIQEECDGEIQGSALRLTFACNSPISWPAMSGALDSSSICCKRMQIFEKKGFTLGVVLLVVLPGHDKLVRTRVENALKFAMKKPKTGAVKLPFGLCGCQEENSKGRELVEIEEETGDGYRGKEFENSSQRIQLQVPLPSSSFVVSVDEWQTIKSGGNEIEKWLLNSDSVEFVEQIGPNSYRGVYMGKRVGIEKLKGCDKGNSYEFELHKDLLELMTCGHRNILQFCGICVDDNHGLCVVTKFMEGGSVHDLMMKNKKLQTKDVVRIAVDVAEGIKFMNDHGVAYRDLNTRGILLDKHGNACLGDMGIVTACKSVGEAMEYETDGYRWLAPEAGKNIQKLSTKAIHSKRKSDN; the protein is encoded by the exons ATGGCCGCAGCCTTAGAGTGCTGGTCCAGCCGCACCACCACGTCCGCCGCTGCCGCCACCGACGACGACACGGTGGAGCAGGTCCTCATGCGCACCCACCACAGATCCGAGGGAACCACCACCACTTCCACCcacaacaacaaagacaacctTCCCTCCGCCATCCCCGTCCACAAGAAGCTCCAGAAGCTCACTCGCAACGTCTCCGAAGCTATTGCTTCTTTCAGAAACTCCCTCAACCTCGATTCTCCTCCTTCTTCCAACGCTGATGCTTCTTCTCGGAAACTCGCGTGGGGAAGCGTTGTTCGCAATCTCACTCAGCTTTACCCTGGAAGCCAGCTCCCCGAGAAACTCATGTCCAACATTCGCAAGCATTACGATTCCTTGCCCCTCAG TTATGCACAGGCGGAGTTTGATATGAAGAATGTGTTTCTTCACATAAAGTTGATGGAGCAAGCTTCAGAGAGTGACCAGCCAGCGATTTTAATTCAAGAGGAATGTGATGGTGAGATTCAGGGGTCTGCTTTGAGGCTCACGTTTGCTTGCAACTCTCCGATTTCGTGGCCTGCAATGTCGGGTGCGTTGGATAGTTCCTCCATTTGCTGCAAGAGGATGCAGATCTTTGAGAAGAAGGGTTTCACCTTGGGGGTTGTGCTTCTTGTGGTTCTACCTGGGCATGATAAGTTGGTGAGGACCAGGGTTGAAAATGCTTTGAAGTTTGCCATGAAGAAGCCCAAAACCGGTGCCGTGAAGCTTCCCTTTGGGCTCTGTGGGTGCCAGGAAGAGAATTCTAAAGGAAGAGAGCTTGTGGAGATTGAAGAAGAAACCGGTGATGGTTACCGCGGAAAGGAGTTTGAGAATTCAAGCCAAAGGATTCAGCTTCAGGtgcctttgccttcttcatcttttgttgtGTCAGTGGATGAATGGCAGACCATAAAGTCAGGTGGGAATGAGATTGAGAAATGGTTGTTGAATTCAGATAGTGTTGAGTTTGTTGAGCAGATTGGTCCGAATTCATATAGGGGAGTGTATATGGGGAAGAGGGTTGGGATTGAGAAGCTGAAGGGTTGTGATAAAGGGAATTCTTATGAGTTTGAGCTCCACAAGGATCTTCTGGAACTCATGACTTGTGGCCATAGAAACATTCTGCAGTTTTGTGGTATTTGTGTGGATGATAATCATGGATTGTGTGTGGTGACCAAGTTCATGGAAGGTGGATCTGTTCATGACTTGATGATGAAGAACAAAAAGCTTCAGACTAAGGATGTTGTGAGGATTGCTGTTGATGTTGCTGAAGGGATCAAGTTTATGAATGACCATGGTGTAGCATATAGAGACCTTAATACACGGGGGATTCTGTTGGATAAGCATGGGAATGCTTGCTTGGGAGATATGGGTATAGTCACTGCCTGCAAGAGTGTTGGAGAAGCAATGGAGTATGAAACTGATGGTTATAGGTGGCTAGCTCCAGAG GCAGGAAAAAACATACAAAAGCTATCCACTAAAGCCATtcattcaaagagaaaaagtgaTAACTGA